A stretch of DNA from Acinetobacter sp. C26M:
ATTCCTATCTGAATCCTTTGATCAAAATATAACTTTTCAAAGTTTACTTAACGAATGTATACATCAGCCTAGTTTCTTCGGACATAATTTAATTACGCTCACTTGGTTGATGCGGTGTGAAAATCAGATTCCATCTGAATTAATGCAAAAGTTTAAATTTAATCTACACATACAGGCTACTATACCATTAGAAGATCCAAAGGATGAATTGGATGCAGATATTTATAGCCAAAGCTTGGAGGGCGATACAACACAGTTTATGTTGACTTTAGATAATTTAATATTTGGGACCTGTAAAAATTTACATCAGGTGACACTGGCAGATGCTTTACTTTATTTACAGCAGCAATTTCCTATATACACCCCAAAGTTGAACCGTATTGCGGATTATCAAATAAGGTTATTAAAACGATCATATTGAGTATTTTCTTCCCCACACTTCTTACACTCCAACATCATCCCTAATTTTTCATTCCGCCCTTGTTTGGTTAACACCCAAGGGCGATTTTGCCACGGCGGATTATGACGCACATGTTGCTCATGACCACAGGCGAGATCGGCAACGTAATGTCCTTCCTCATCGAGATGAAAACCGACAATCGCTTGCTGCATTTAATTTTCCAGACTCTCGAGTTTAGATTGTTCCAAACCCTTTAAAAAACGATGACATAAGTTATGAATCGCCACGAGATCATTCGGGTCCATTCCCAGCGAACAGGCAAGCTTAAACGGAATCAGGGTAATTTCATCTTTTGCAGTCAGTGCTTTTTCTAGCAAGATTACTTTTTTCATCCGCTCATCTTCTTTGACTGCAACACGCTTTAAAAACTGCTTTTCTTCGAGTTTTTTAATAATCGGTGTCAGCGTTCCAGAATCAAAAAAAGTCTTTTGTCCAATCTCAGACAACATCACATTGTCCTGCTCATACAAAGCCAACAACACAATAAATTGCGGATAGGTCAGATCATATTCCTGCAGCAAAGGGCGATATTGGCGAATCATCGCATTGGTCGCGGAATACATGGCAAAACACACTTGGTTATCCAAAAATGAAACTTCAGCCATGATGGTTTTTCCTCGACGCAGTTGTTGAATATTCAGTATAAATTGGATTACTCAAAAAGTATATTGTGCATAATAAACTTGTGTGCAAGATAATTGTGTGCAATATTAAATAAAGAGCTGCATGATTCAGCAAACTATTTTGATTACATCCACCAATGGATATAAGAGAGAACACCTATGAGCAAGATTTATGATTTTCAGGCTGAACTGTTAGAAGGCGAACAAAAGAACCTCGCTGATTACCAAGGAAAAGTGTTATTGGTGGTGAATACTGCCAGTCAGTGTGGTCTAACACCACAATTTGAAGGTTTGGAAAAGTTATATCAGGACTATCAGCAGCAAGGGTTGGTGATTCTTGGTTTTCCATGCAATCAATTTGCCAACCAAGATCCATCGAGCAATGAAGAAATCGGCAGCTTCTGTCAGCGTAATTATGGCGTATCGTTCCCGATGTTTGCCAAGGTTGATGTAAATGGGCCAACCGCACATCCTTTATATCAATATCTCACTTCTGAAGCCAAAGGCCTGTTAGGCAGCAGCATTAAATGGAACTTCACTAAATTCCTGATCAATCAAAAAGGGGAAGTGGTCAAACGTTATGCTCCAATCACCAAACCTGAAAAAATTGCCAAAGATATTCAAAAGCTTTTGGGATAAATGGGTTGGAAAATGAGGAGGATGGAAGTGACTGGTCTGCCACGTATGCACTGGTGATTTCCTCATCCGAAACAAATTAAATCATAAAGCTGAATATTTTTAATATGTTGTAATTAATTGAACAAAATAGATTTTTTAATCTTTAAGATTTATACAACTTGTTTCACGATTGACCGCAAACTTCGTTATACTTTTTGCCAAGATTAAAAATACGAGCGTCAGATTATGCGTGTACTGGTAGTGATGGACCCGATTGAAACTGTGAATCTTAAAAAAGATTCAACCATGGCGATGTTATGGGCGGCCAGCCGTCGCGGACATGAATTGGGTTATGCATTACAACACGATTTATATATCGACCAAGGTAAAGCCTTTGGCCTGATCTCGCCACTGAAAGTATTTGAAGATTATAACCATTATTATGAGTTGGGCGAAAAACGCAAAGAATCGTTGGCGGATTACGATGTAATTTTGATGCGTAAAGACCCACCATTTGATATGAATTTTGTCTATACCACTTATATTTTGGAACAGGCCGAGCGTGAAGGGGCGTGGATTATCAATAAACCACAATCGCTACGTGACTGTAATGAAAAACTGTTCGCGACTCAATTCCCAGAGCTACAAGTGCCAACTTTGGTGACGTCACAACAAAGCTTGATCCGTGAATTTATCAAAGAACATGGTGATGTGATTGTAAAGCCATTAGATGGTATGGGTGGCATGGGTATTTTCCGTTTATATCAAGATGGCGTGAACATTGGTTCGACTTTGGAAATGCTCACGGAAATGGGTACGCGTCCAATCATGGCACAACGTTATATTCCTGAAATTGTGGAAGGTGACAAACGCATCTTGCTGGTTAATGGTGAACCGATTCCATATTGCTTAGCGCGTATTCCACAAAATGGTGAAGTACGTGGTAACTTGGCAGCAGGTGGTCTAGGTCAAGCCCGTCCACTGACTGAAAATGATAAATTGATTGCGGCAAAAGTGGGTCCATTCCTGCGTGAAAAAGGTCTGGTCTTTGTCGGTTTGGATGTGATTGGTAATTATGTGACCGAAATTAACGTCACCAGTCCAACCTGCATCCGTGAGATTGATGCGCAATTTGGTACCACGATTGCCGATGATCTTTTCAATGTTTTGGAAGCGGGTCGTAAAAACTAAGAAGTTTTATTTTTGACCGAATTGCCCGTTTGTATTGAATGAAAATTTGCATGCAAATGGGCTTTTGTATATGGGCAGAACCTTGTTTTTAACAAAGAATCGAAAAAAGCACAGCTTTCTGTTGTAAACAGGTGAAATTCGCTTTTCGTGAATGAAACTTTAGGATTAAAATAACGCTCGAAAACAATAGACGATAACCTTCTTTTTTGAGTTGAAGAATTAGACCGTGACCAATTCCCCGCAGAACAAACCCAAACATGTCATGATGATGGCCGCAGGTACTGGTGGGCATGTGTTTCCCGCGCTTGCTGTTGCCAAGCAGCTGCAACAGGAAGGCTGCCAAGTTTCTTGGTTAGCGACGCCTACGGGAATGGAAAATCGGTTATTGAAAGATCAAAATATCCCGATTTATCAAATTGATATTCAAGGTGTGCGTGGTAATGGTTTAGTCCGTAAACTCAGTGCACCGTTTAAAATTTTAAAAGCAACTTTAAGTGCAATGCGCTATATGAAACAGCTCAAGATTGATGCTGTAGCAGGTTTTGGCGGCTATGTTGCAGGCCCAGGTGGCTTGGCTGCACGTTTGCTGGGGATTCCTGTGTTGATTCA
This window harbors:
- a CDS encoding DUF3565 domain-containing protein — protein: MQQAIVGFHLDEEGHYVADLACGHEQHVRHNPPWQNRPWVLTKQGRNEKLGMMLECKKCGEENTQYDRFNNLI
- a CDS encoding MarR family transcriptional regulator, with product MAEVSFLDNQVCFAMYSATNAMIRQYRPLLQEYDLTYPQFIVLLALYEQDNVMLSEIGQKTFFDSGTLTPIIKKLEEKQFLKRVAVKEDERMKKVILLEKALTAKDEITLIPFKLACSLGMDPNDLVAIHNLCHRFLKGLEQSKLESLEN
- a CDS encoding glutathione peroxidase, producing the protein MSKIYDFQAELLEGEQKNLADYQGKVLLVVNTASQCGLTPQFEGLEKLYQDYQQQGLVILGFPCNQFANQDPSSNEEIGSFCQRNYGVSFPMFAKVDVNGPTAHPLYQYLTSEAKGLLGSSIKWNFTKFLINQKGEVVKRYAPITKPEKIAKDIQKLLG
- the gshB gene encoding glutathione synthase; translation: MRVLVVMDPIETVNLKKDSTMAMLWAASRRGHELGYALQHDLYIDQGKAFGLISPLKVFEDYNHYYELGEKRKESLADYDVILMRKDPPFDMNFVYTTYILEQAEREGAWIINKPQSLRDCNEKLFATQFPELQVPTLVTSQQSLIREFIKEHGDVIVKPLDGMGGMGIFRLYQDGVNIGSTLEMLTEMGTRPIMAQRYIPEIVEGDKRILLVNGEPIPYCLARIPQNGEVRGNLAAGGLGQARPLTENDKLIAAKVGPFLREKGLVFVGLDVIGNYVTEINVTSPTCIREIDAQFGTTIADDLFNVLEAGRKN